A single genomic interval of Lacrimispora sphenoides JCM 1415 harbors:
- a CDS encoding carbohydrate ABC transporter permease — protein sequence MGNSKKKLSLGQKQSLAGWTFLTPAVILIAVMSFLPMIQALFLSFQTGIGAAMKWTGGTNYVRMFKDPVFMQALKNNFIYLIIQVPIMLVSALVLASLLNNKDLRFKGLFRTAIFLPCATSLVSYAVIFRSLFAVDGLVNIVLMKLGILTTGYNFLGHPNSARIVIILALIWRWTGYNMVFYLSGLQNIEYSVYEAAKIDGASPIQSFFRITIPLLKPTILLTAIMSTNGTLQLFDESVNLTNGGPANSTITMSHYIYNVSFKYVPNFGYAASMSYLILILVAVLAFIQLKVGDKRD from the coding sequence GTGGGAAATTCGAAGAAAAAGCTGTCCTTAGGCCAGAAGCAGAGTCTTGCGGGCTGGACATTTTTAACGCCTGCGGTCATCCTGATTGCGGTTATGAGCTTTCTGCCCATGATCCAGGCACTGTTCCTTTCCTTTCAGACAGGAATCGGCGCGGCAATGAAGTGGACAGGCGGGACCAATTATGTAAGAATGTTCAAGGATCCTGTTTTTATGCAGGCTCTAAAAAACAATTTTATTTACCTGATCATACAGGTACCGATCATGCTTGTATCGGCTCTGGTCCTGGCTTCTCTGCTGAACAATAAAGACCTGCGGTTCAAAGGGCTTTTCCGTACTGCGATTTTTCTGCCCTGTGCAACCTCCCTCGTATCCTATGCAGTAATTTTCCGTTCCCTGTTTGCAGTGGATGGGCTGGTCAATATCGTTCTGATGAAGCTTGGAATATTGACCACAGGATACAACTTCCTGGGTCATCCAAATTCTGCAAGGATCGTAATTATCCTTGCCCTCATCTGGAGGTGGACAGGCTATAATATGGTGTTTTATCTATCCGGCTTACAGAACATTGAGTATTCCGTGTATGAAGCGGCAAAAATTGACGGAGCCTCTCCAATTCAGTCCTTCTTCCGGATTACGATTCCGCTTTTAAAGCCCACCATTCTGCTGACGGCCATCATGTCCACCAACGGTACCCTGCAGCTGTTTGATGAGTCCGTGAACTTAACAAACGGCGGACCGGCTAATTCCACCATTACCATGTCCCACTATATTTATAATGTATCATTCAAGTATGTGCCAAACTTCGGGTATGCAGCTTCTATGTCTTACCTGATCCTGATTCTGGTTGCAGTTCTTGCATTTATACAGCTGAAGGTAGGTGATAAGCGTGACTAA
- a CDS encoding carbohydrate ABC transporter permease codes for MTKGKKFFAYAFLTIVSVISVFPLYWMMVAATNKSVDVTRGTLIFGTALFDNVKKLFASQNVATALGNSFKYSIIMTFFSLLVCSIAGYGFEVFHDKAKDRVMSVILLAMMVPFAATMIPLYRMFSSARLLNSTLGFILPTISTPFLIMMFRQSARSFPSDIMEAARLDGLSEFQIFYRMFLPTMRSTYAAAMTITFMSAWNSYLWPKVIMSDASSITMPMLVANLTEGYVTDYGILMLAVLVCTIPTVIVFFLLQRSFAEGITGAVK; via the coding sequence GTGACTAAGGGAAAAAAGTTTTTTGCATATGCATTTTTGACCATTGTTTCTGTCATCTCAGTGTTTCCCCTGTACTGGATGATGGTTGCGGCTACCAATAAAAGCGTGGATGTGACCAGAGGGACCCTGATATTCGGAACAGCACTTTTTGACAATGTGAAGAAGCTGTTCGCTTCCCAGAATGTTGCCACAGCCCTTGGGAATTCCTTTAAATATTCCATTATCATGACGTTTTTCTCCCTGCTGGTCTGTTCCATCGCAGGATATGGGTTTGAAGTCTTTCATGACAAGGCAAAGGACCGGGTCATGAGCGTGATCCTGCTGGCCATGATGGTTCCCTTTGCAGCCACCATGATTCCCCTTTACCGGATGTTTTCAAGTGCAAGGCTGTTAAACAGTACCCTGGGATTTATCCTTCCCACCATATCCACCCCGTTTCTGATTATGATGTTCCGCCAGAGTGCAAGATCCTTTCCGTCGGATATCATGGAGGCGGCAAGGCTTGACGGGTTAAGTGAGTTCCAGATTTTCTATCGGATGTTTCTGCCTACCATGCGCTCCACTTATGCGGCAGCTATGACCATTACCTTTATGAGCGCCTGGAACAGTTACCTTTGGCCTAAGGTGATCATGTCCGATGCAAGCAGCATTACCATGCCAATGCTTGTGGCCAACTTAACGGAAGGATATGTGACCGATTATGGTATCCTTATGCTGGCAGTATTAGTCTGCACCATTCCTACAGTAATCGTTTTCTTCCTGCTGCAAAGAAGCTTTGCAGAAGGTATCACAGGAGCAGTAAAATAA
- a CDS encoding beta-galactosidase, translated as MKNLGIWHGGDYSPEQWLQEPEILEKDLEYMKKAGINTVTMGMFAWSFLEPEEGKFEFYWLKERLDQLYENGIYTILGTPSGARPKWLADKYPEVLRVDDTGRRQRFGGRHNHCYTSPVYREKVKRINERLVKEFGSHPGVLLWHLSNEYGGECYCPLCQDAFRKWLEQRYGSIDRLNRNWCTAFWSHGYQSFDQVESPSAIGESMVHGLNLDWKRFVTDQTMDFVRWEAASLREAGAKQPVTTNFMYDYQGLNYRKLSQAVDVVSWDTYPLWHKEKEILTARDNGMQHDFMRSLKKKPFLLMESCPSSTNWQGVSKLKKPGLLRVASWQAVAHGSDSVLYFQIRQSPGSSEKFHGAVIDHYGKTDTRVFEEVSSIGKELALLGELYGTGVRPKTALIYDMENRWAMEDAQGPRNKGLYYHETCVKVYSAIKKLGFNVDVITMDDGLEDYQLVAAPMLYLYRSRIEEKIEGFVRNGGQLVTTYWSGIVDESDRCLPGGVPHGLREVVGLRSTEIDGLYDWESNYMVPASGEKGDRYECRNLCDLVRLEGAEALMVYENDFYKGYPALTKNHYGSGTAFYVCADAGQDFYDDLFWNVTCEAGIKPLVEGRIPEEVEVTSRESDQYEYLFLQNFSQKPIALEQKLLDCLTEGMVLLGEISGKGEIESYGTVIIKRDLHQN; from the coding sequence ATGAAAAATCTTGGCATATGGCACGGAGGGGATTACAGCCCGGAACAATGGCTTCAAGAGCCTGAGATTCTTGAAAAGGATTTGGAATATATGAAAAAGGCCGGGATCAATACGGTTACCATGGGGATGTTTGCCTGGTCCTTCCTGGAGCCGGAGGAAGGAAAATTTGAGTTTTACTGGTTAAAGGAACGGCTGGATCAGCTCTATGAAAATGGAATATACACCATCCTGGGTACCCCATCCGGTGCCCGTCCCAAATGGCTTGCAGACAAATATCCGGAGGTACTCCGGGTGGATGATACAGGGAGGCGCCAGCGTTTTGGGGGACGTCATAATCATTGCTACACCTCTCCTGTATACAGGGAAAAGGTAAAACGTATCAACGAAAGGCTGGTTAAGGAGTTTGGCTCTCATCCTGGAGTTCTTCTTTGGCATCTTTCCAATGAATACGGCGGTGAGTGTTACTGTCCATTGTGCCAGGATGCGTTCCGGAAATGGCTGGAGCAGAGGTATGGTTCCATCGACCGCTTAAACAGAAACTGGTGCACGGCATTCTGGAGCCACGGCTATCAGTCCTTTGACCAGGTGGAAAGCCCCTCCGCCATAGGAGAGAGCATGGTACATGGATTAAACCTGGACTGGAAACGGTTTGTGACGGATCAGACCATGGATTTTGTCCGGTGGGAGGCTGCCTCTTTGCGGGAAGCGGGAGCAAAACAGCCTGTTACCACCAATTTTATGTATGACTATCAGGGGCTTAATTACCGGAAGCTTTCTCAAGCAGTGGATGTGGTTTCCTGGGACACCTATCCTTTGTGGCACAAAGAAAAGGAGATTCTAACAGCCAGGGACAACGGCATGCAGCATGATTTCATGAGAAGCTTAAAGAAGAAACCGTTTCTGCTCATGGAATCCTGTCCAAGCAGCACAAACTGGCAGGGTGTCAGTAAGCTTAAAAAACCCGGCCTTTTAAGGGTGGCTTCCTGGCAGGCAGTTGCCCACGGGTCGGACAGCGTCTTGTATTTCCAGATCCGCCAAAGCCCGGGAAGCTCTGAAAAGTTCCACGGAGCAGTCATTGACCATTATGGAAAGACAGACACCAGAGTATTTGAGGAGGTCAGCTCCATAGGAAAAGAGCTTGCCCTTTTAGGGGAATTGTACGGGACAGGAGTGCGGCCCAAAACAGCCCTGATCTATGATATGGAAAACCGCTGGGCAATGGAAGATGCACAAGGTCCCAGAAATAAAGGACTTTATTATCATGAGACCTGTGTAAAGGTCTATAGCGCTATAAAAAAGCTGGGATTTAATGTGGATGTGATTACCATGGATGACGGCCTGGAGGATTACCAGCTTGTGGCCGCTCCCATGCTTTACTTATACCGCAGCAGGATTGAGGAAAAAATCGAAGGGTTTGTCCGTAATGGCGGACAACTGGTAACGACCTACTGGTCCGGAATCGTGGATGAATCAGACAGGTGCCTTCCTGGAGGCGTTCCCCATGGGCTCCGGGAAGTGGTAGGGCTTCGCAGCACGGAAATCGACGGACTCTATGACTGGGAGAGCAATTATATGGTTCCTGCCTCCGGAGAAAAAGGAGACCGGTATGAGTGCCGTAATCTCTGCGATCTGGTGAGGCTAGAAGGGGCAGAAGCCCTTATGGTATATGAAAATGATTTTTATAAGGGATATCCGGCCCTTACGAAAAATCACTATGGAAGCGGAACTGCCTTTTATGTATGCGCAGATGCCGGGCAGGATTTTTATGATGATTTATTTTGGAATGTGACTTGTGAAGCCGGAATTAAGCCTCTTGTGGAAGGGAGGATACCGGAAGAGGTTGAAGTGACTTCCAGGGAATCGGATCAGTATGAGTATCTGTTTTTGCAGAATTTCAGCCAAAAACCGATTGCGCTGGAACAGAAGCTTTTGGACTGTCTTACGGAGGGGATGGTTCTGCTTGGGGAGATTTCTGGGAAGGGTGAAATAGAATCATATGGGACGGTGATTATAAAGAGAGATCTGCACCAAAACTGA